Proteins encoded in a region of the Candidatus Methylomirabilota bacterium genome:
- a CDS encoding Uma2 family endonuclease: MSESVVRTRRWSRVEYDDLIEKHVFRSDERLELLGGELVVREPHGDPHTLAVELVNEALGAAFGPEWRVRVQLPVALDEESEPEPDLSVAPGRARDRREPKPSRLALVVEIADSSLAFDRAHKGSLYARARVADYWIVNLVDRVLEVYRDPGPDAAAPFGCAYRVVRRLSAEESIVPLAAPTARIAVADLLP, encoded by the coding sequence ATGAGCGAGTCGGTCGTGCGGACGCGGCGCTGGAGCCGGGTCGAGTACGACGACCTGATCGAGAAACACGTGTTCCGATCCGATGAGCGACTCGAGCTGCTCGGGGGTGAGCTTGTCGTCCGCGAGCCTCACGGCGATCCGCACACGTTGGCCGTCGAGCTCGTGAATGAGGCGCTCGGGGCCGCCTTCGGCCCGGAATGGCGCGTCCGCGTTCAGCTCCCCGTCGCTCTGGACGAGGAATCGGAGCCCGAGCCGGATCTGTCCGTGGCGCCCGGGCGCGCGCGTGACCGGAGAGAGCCCAAGCCATCGCGGCTCGCGCTCGTGGTCGAGATCGCCGACTCGAGCCTTGCTTTCGATCGCGCGCACAAAGGCAGCCTGTACGCGAGGGCTCGCGTCGCTGACTACTGGATCGTCAATCTCGTGGATCGGGTCCTCGAGGTCTACCGTGACCCCGGCCCCGACGCCGCCGCGCCCTTCGGCTGTGCCTACCGCGTCGTCCGGAGGCTGAGCGCCGAAGAGAGCATCGTGCCACTCGCCGCCCCCACGGCCCGCATCGCGGTCGCCGACCTCCTGCCGTAG